One stretch of Chryseobacterium fluminis DNA includes these proteins:
- the hemN gene encoding oxygen-independent coproporphyrinogen III oxidase: protein MNSLIDKYNIPGPRYTSYPTVPYWDESTFSPEKWKESVIRSFNESNAEEGISIYIHLPFCEALCTFCACHKRITKQHSVEIPYLESVLKEWYLYLRLFNEKPKLKELHLGGGTPTFFSPANLKTLLQGIFDTVEIAEHPEFSFEGHPNNTTVEHLQTLYDLGFRRVSFGVQDYDPKVQKAINRIQPFENVQRVTEWAKEIGYRGISHDLVFGLPHQTWEAMEHTIRKTLELKPDRLAFYSYAHVPWVKGVGQRGFDENDLPSGEEKRRLYEDGKKLLEELGYIEVGMDHFSLEHDDLYQSLIQKKLHRNFMGYTSSNTQLMVGLGMSAISDSWYAFAQNVKTVEEYQKTVEEGFIPVVKGHILNEEDLIVRRHILNLMCQLETVFDAQNSFPELDHAFAMLKEMENDDLVEIHDHQIKITEKGRAFTRNVAMVFDLRMMRNKPETRIFSMTI from the coding sequence ATGAATTCTTTAATCGATAAATATAATATTCCAGGACCTCGTTACACTTCTTATCCCACTGTTCCGTACTGGGATGAAAGTACTTTTTCACCCGAAAAATGGAAAGAGAGTGTTATCAGGTCTTTTAATGAGAGCAATGCAGAAGAAGGAATTTCTATTTATATTCACTTACCTTTCTGCGAAGCTTTATGTACATTCTGTGCATGTCATAAGCGGATTACAAAGCAGCACAGCGTAGAAATACCGTATCTGGAAAGTGTTCTGAAAGAGTGGTATCTTTATCTCAGGCTTTTTAACGAAAAGCCGAAGTTAAAGGAACTTCATTTAGGAGGAGGTACACCTACTTTTTTCTCTCCGGCCAATTTAAAAACATTACTGCAGGGAATTTTCGACACCGTTGAAATTGCAGAGCATCCTGAATTTTCTTTTGAAGGACATCCGAATAATACCACGGTAGAACATCTTCAGACCCTGTATGATCTGGGCTTCAGAAGAGTGAGCTTCGGTGTTCAGGATTATGATCCTAAGGTTCAGAAGGCAATCAACAGGATTCAGCCTTTTGAAAACGTACAGCGGGTGACAGAATGGGCAAAGGAGATCGGTTACAGAGGAATAAGCCATGATTTGGTTTTCGGACTTCCGCATCAGACCTGGGAGGCAATGGAGCATACCATTCGTAAAACCTTAGAGTTAAAACCCGACAGGCTCGCCTTTTATTCTTATGCACATGTTCCCTGGGTAAAAGGAGTAGGGCAAAGAGGATTTGATGAAAATGACCTGCCAAGCGGAGAAGAAAAACGCCGTTTGTATGAAGATGGCAAAAAATTACTTGAAGAATTAGGATATATTGAAGTGGGAATGGATCATTTTTCCTTGGAACATGATGATCTATACCAGTCGCTGATTCAGAAAAAACTACACAGAAATTTTATGGGTTATACCTCTAGCAATACTCAACTGATGGTAGGCTTGGGAATGTCTGCGATTTCAGATTCGTGGTATGCATTTGCCCAGAATGTGAAGACGGTGGAAGAATATCAGAAAACGGTGGAAGAAGGCTTTATTCCTGTGGTGAAAGGCCACATTCTTAATGAAGAGGATCTGATTGTGAGAAGACACATTCTGAATTTGATGTGTCAGCTGGAAACGGTCTTTGATGCGCAGAATTCGTTCCCTGAACTGGATCATGCATTCGCTATGCTAAAAGAAATGGAAAATGATGATCTGGTGGAAATTCATGATCATCAGATAAAAATTACTGAAAAAGGACGGGCATTTACAAGAAATGTAGCCATGGTTTTTGATCTCAGGATGATGAGAAATAAACCAGAAACCCGGATTTTCTCAATGACCATATAA
- a CDS encoding PQQ-dependent sugar dehydrogenase, with the protein MKKLLFTAGIFSSLFLNAQSIVLEEFASGFTAPVEITNANDSRLFVVQQNGIIKIVQPNGTVNAADFLNISSKVLYGGERGLLGLAFHPQYSTNGYFFVYYNDTDGNITIARYTVSAGNPDVADPASEKILLNQAKPFDNHNGGSIHFAPDGNLWAITGDGGSGGDPNNNAQNKNSLLGKMLRIDVNTTGPYNIPAGNPFAGSTVDGSDEVWSYGLRNGWKFSFDTTDNTVLIADVGQGQIEEINRIPVSQAAVNYGWRCYEGNNTYNTAGCANASTMTFPVAVYDHSAGRCSITGGYVYRGTQYPALQGKYFFTDYCVPQIGMLNTDNSITWTPSFSGNNFSTFGQDYQKELYIAAINNGKIFKIKTNTTLSTQEDGLFSQIVVYPNPASEKVFIEGLRDRNTMAEIFTSEGRKVLDATKIDVDNSLNITGIPAGVYYLNLTSGDLRSYSQKLIIK; encoded by the coding sequence ATGAAAAAACTACTTTTTACAGCAGGTATTTTTTCTTCCTTATTCCTTAATGCCCAGAGCATTGTTTTGGAAGAATTTGCCAGCGGCTTCACGGCTCCGGTCGAGATTACTAATGCCAACGACAGCCGGTTGTTTGTCGTCCAACAGAACGGAATTATTAAAATTGTTCAGCCTAACGGAACCGTTAATGCTGCCGATTTTCTGAACATCAGTTCTAAGGTTCTTTACGGAGGAGAACGCGGACTTTTAGGACTGGCATTTCACCCGCAATACTCGACCAACGGGTATTTTTTTGTGTATTACAATGACACAGACGGGAATATTACCATCGCCCGGTACACGGTAAGTGCCGGAAATCCCGATGTCGCAGATCCGGCCTCTGAAAAGATCTTACTGAACCAGGCTAAACCTTTTGATAACCATAACGGAGGAAGCATTCATTTTGCTCCTGACGGAAATCTTTGGGCGATCACCGGTGACGGCGGAAGTGGCGGGGATCCCAATAACAATGCTCAGAATAAAAATTCTCTGTTAGGGAAAATGCTTAGAATCGATGTGAACACGACCGGCCCTTACAACATTCCTGCAGGAAATCCTTTTGCAGGGAGCACAGTTGACGGCTCGGATGAGGTTTGGTCCTACGGTCTTAGAAACGGCTGGAAGTTCTCTTTTGACACGACGGATAATACTGTTCTTATTGCCGATGTAGGACAGGGACAGATCGAAGAAATCAACCGCATTCCTGTTTCGCAGGCTGCCGTGAATTACGGATGGCGCTGTTATGAAGGAAACAACACTTACAATACCGCAGGATGTGCAAATGCATCCACCATGACTTTTCCGGTTGCTGTTTATGATCATTCCGCAGGAAGATGCTCCATTACCGGAGGCTACGTATATCGCGGAACCCAATACCCTGCACTCCAGGGAAAATATTTTTTTACAGATTACTGCGTTCCACAGATCGGAATGCTGAACACTGATAATTCTATTACCTGGACTCCGTCTTTTTCAGGAAATAATTTTTCCACTTTCGGACAGGATTACCAGAAAGAGCTGTATATCGCAGCCATTAATAACGGAAAAATTTTTAAAATAAAGACCAACACGACGCTTTCAACACAGGAAGACGGTCTTTTCAGCCAGATCGTCGTTTATCCTAATCCTGCTTCAGAAAAAGTTTTCATAGAAGGATTAAGGGACAGGAATACCATGGCTGAGATCTTTACGTCTGAGGGAAGAAAAGTTCTTGATGCTACGAAAATAGACGTTGATAACAGCCTTAATATTACAGGAATTCCTGCCGGCGTTTATTACCTGAATTTAACATCCGGAGACCTGAGATCTTACAGTCAGAAACTGATTATCAAATAA
- the secD gene encoding protein translocase subunit SecD: protein MQGKGLITIVAIVLGLICLNELLPTWYASKIEKEATAVAGDNPEKYQKEIARLSKDTLNLGFTKLYYSKAKDKEMKLGLDLKGGINVLLEINQRDLVNDLTNYSTNPVLIEALNKTDEVQKNSTKAYIDNFFEQFDAINKAKGTNLKLADPELFGNTNLSEIKYNTSDDQVKSIIKRRIDLSVGTAFEVIRTRIDKMGAVQPNVQRVPGTARISVEMPGMKDIDKVKKMLQTSAKLQFWEVQQINEVAPYFQTLTTMIAAKGDSMGVAKNINFMNLMQGGKSMSQSAVGSVKLTDTAAVNKILNSKVGQALRPANLKYTQFMWGYKPEATDTESLVLYAIRGNINQKAPVDGAVETANISYDELSRVIVDMQMDSKGAKEWKTLTEKNVGRPVAVTLDGRVYTAPNVVNAIPNGRTQISGNFSQEEAKELVDVLGAGKLPAGAKVVQATVVGPSLGQESINAGVISFAIAFLIIIVYIIFYYGGAGVYAVIAMIVNLFYIFGIMDSGDFTLTLPGIAGIVLTMAMAVDTNVIIYERTKEELFAGKSILEAYKDGFKHALSAIVDGHLTTLLTAGVLFLFGTGPIKGFALTLGIGILMTFFTSVLLSRVMIFSRLNKGKHLSVWTPPTKNLFRNTWIDFIGKRKYAYIVSAVLTVISIASIAIHGFKYGIDFTGGRNYVVRFDKDVNAEDVEQNLIKVFKTEDGKNSSVEAKTFGNDKQLKISTDYLIEDESLKADQTVEQKLYEGLKSSLPSNVTLNDFKSADKGHAGIISSEKVGPTVADDIKTHGILAVAAALGGIFLYILLRFRKWQFSLGAVAALFHDAVIILGAYSLLHKFMPFNMEINQDFVAAILTVLGYSINDTVIIFDRIREYLREKKSLTLAGLFDDSISSTLGRTFNTSFTTILVILAIFIFGGDNLRGFMFAMLIGIAFGTYSSIFIASAIAYDFLKTGKEGEVHGRTTSEKEVLASK from the coding sequence ATGCAAGGAAAAGGACTTATTACAATTGTCGCTATTGTACTTGGGCTGATTTGCTTAAATGAGCTATTGCCAACGTGGTACGCAAGCAAAATTGAAAAAGAGGCAACTGCTGTCGCAGGAGACAATCCGGAAAAGTATCAGAAAGAAATCGCAAGACTGTCTAAGGATACTCTGAATCTGGGATTCACGAAACTTTATTACTCTAAAGCTAAAGACAAAGAAATGAAACTTGGTCTTGACCTGAAAGGGGGGATCAACGTTCTATTGGAGATCAACCAGAGAGATCTGGTAAATGATTTAACCAACTATTCTACGAACCCTGTCTTAATCGAAGCTTTAAACAAAACAGATGAAGTTCAGAAGAACTCTACAAAAGCTTACATCGATAATTTCTTCGAACAGTTTGATGCCATCAACAAAGCAAAAGGAACCAACCTTAAGCTGGCTGATCCTGAATTATTCGGAAATACCAATCTTTCTGAGATTAAGTATAATACTTCTGATGATCAGGTAAAAAGTATTATTAAAAGAAGAATCGATCTTTCCGTAGGTACTGCTTTTGAGGTCATCAGAACCAGAATCGATAAAATGGGTGCCGTGCAGCCTAACGTTCAGAGGGTACCGGGAACCGCAAGAATTTCTGTTGAAATGCCGGGTATGAAAGATATCGACAAGGTGAAGAAGATGCTTCAGACTTCTGCAAAACTTCAGTTCTGGGAAGTACAGCAAATCAATGAAGTTGCTCCTTATTTCCAGACATTAACTACGATGATCGCTGCCAAAGGAGATTCTATGGGTGTTGCCAAAAACATCAATTTTATGAATCTTATGCAGGGTGGAAAATCAATGAGTCAAAGTGCTGTGGGAAGTGTAAAATTAACGGATACCGCAGCGGTTAATAAGATTTTAAACAGCAAAGTAGGACAGGCTCTACGTCCTGCCAATCTTAAATATACTCAGTTTATGTGGGGGTACAAGCCCGAAGCTACAGACACTGAAAGTCTGGTATTGTATGCCATCAGAGGTAACATCAACCAAAAAGCTCCTGTAGACGGTGCTGTTGAAACGGCTAACATCAGCTATGATGAGCTGAGCAGAGTAATCGTAGACATGCAGATGGACTCTAAAGGGGCTAAAGAATGGAAAACATTAACGGAGAAAAACGTTGGTAGACCAGTTGCTGTAACATTAGACGGAAGAGTTTATACAGCGCCGAATGTGGTTAACGCCATTCCAAACGGTAGAACCCAGATCTCCGGTAACTTCTCTCAGGAAGAAGCTAAAGAACTGGTTGACGTTTTAGGAGCAGGAAAATTGCCTGCAGGTGCGAAAGTAGTTCAGGCTACGGTAGTAGGACCATCATTGGGTCAGGAGTCTATTAACGCAGGGGTAATTTCATTTGCGATCGCCTTCCTGATTATTATTGTTTATATCATTTTCTATTATGGTGGTGCGGGGGTATACGCTGTAATCGCAATGATTGTGAACTTATTCTATATTTTCGGAATAATGGATTCCGGAGACTTTACTTTAACGCTTCCTGGTATCGCAGGTATTGTTCTTACCATGGCCATGGCGGTGGATACGAACGTTATCATCTACGAAAGGACGAAGGAAGAATTATTTGCAGGAAAAAGTATTTTAGAAGCTTACAAAGACGGTTTCAAACATGCATTAAGCGCGATTGTTGATGGTCACTTAACGACGTTATTAACGGCTGGTGTACTGTTCTTATTCGGAACGGGTCCTATCAAAGGATTTGCTTTGACATTAGGGATCGGTATCTTAATGACGTTCTTTACTTCAGTATTACTTTCAAGAGTGATGATCTTCTCAAGACTGAACAAAGGGAAACACCTTTCTGTGTGGACACCGCCAACGAAAAACTTATTCAGAAATACGTGGATCGATTTCATCGGAAAAAGAAAATATGCCTACATCGTTTCCGCTGTATTAACAGTAATCAGTATCGCTTCAATTGCTATCCACGGATTCAAATACGGGATCGACTTTACAGGAGGTAGAAATTATGTGGTGAGATTTGATAAAGATGTGAATGCCGAAGATGTTGAGCAGAACCTGATCAAAGTTTTCAAAACTGAAGACGGAAAAAATTCTTCTGTAGAAGCTAAGACGTTCGGAAATGACAAGCAGCTAAAAATCTCTACCGATTACCTTATCGAAGATGAATCTTTAAAAGCTGACCAAACGGTAGAGCAGAAATTATATGAAGGTTTAAAATCAAGTTTACCATCCAATGTAACTCTTAATGACTTTAAATCTGCAGACAAAGGTCACGCAGGAATTATTTCTTCTGAAAAGGTAGGACCTACCGTGGCAGATGATATTAAAACACACGGTATTCTCGCAGTAGCGGCTGCTTTAGGAGGTATCTTCTTATACATCCTTTTAAGATTCAGAAAATGGCAATTCTCTCTGGGTGCTGTTGCAGCATTATTCCACGATGCGGTTATCATTCTGGGAGCCTACTCACTGCTTCATAAGTTTATGCCATTCAATATGGAGATCAACCAGGATTTTGTGGCTGCCATCCTTACGGTATTAGGATATTCAATCAATGATACGGTAATTATCTTCGACAGAATCAGAGAATATTTAAGAGAGAAAAAATCGTTAACATTAGCAGGATTGTTTGATGATTCTATCTCCAGTACATTAGGGAGAACATTCAACACTTCATTTACAACCATCCTTGTAATTCTGGCGATCTTCATTTTCGGTGGAGATAACTTAAGAGGATTTATGTTTGCGATGTTAATTGGTATCGCGTTCGGTACGTACTCATCCATCTTCATCGCGTCGGCTATTGCCTACGACTTCCTGAAAACAGGAAAAGAGGGTGAAGTACATGGTAGAACTACTTCTGAAAAAGAAGTACTTGCTTCAAAGTAA
- a CDS encoding TCR/Tet family MFS transporter — MENSKKKAAMSFIFITLLIDITGWGIIIPVVPKLIEELIHADISEAAKYGGWLGFAYAFTQFIFSPVVGNLSDKYGRRPVILISLFGFAIDYILLALAPTILWLFLGRVIAGITGASVTTASAYIADISTDEDRAKNFGLIGAAFGLGFIIGPVLGGVLGHYGARVPFYAAAGLCLVNFLYGYFILPESLDKDKRREFNWKRANPIGSFKFLGKHPEISGLIVSLILIYIAGHAVQSNWSFFTMYKFNWNERMVGISLGVVGLLVGLVQGGLIRWTTPKLGEQKSIYYGLALYALGMLLFAFATEGWMMFAFLIPYCLGGICGPALQSVITKSVPSNEQGELQGALTSLMSATSIIGPPMMTNLFYFFTHDEAPFKFSGAPFFLAFILMAVSVVFTYYAFQKKSIKK, encoded by the coding sequence ATGGAAAACTCGAAGAAAAAAGCGGCCATGAGTTTTATATTCATTACGCTGTTAATTGACATTACGGGGTGGGGAATTATCATTCCGGTAGTTCCAAAACTGATCGAGGAACTGATCCATGCGGATATAAGTGAGGCTGCCAAATACGGTGGATGGCTGGGTTTTGCCTATGCCTTTACGCAGTTTATTTTTTCTCCGGTGGTGGGAAACTTAAGTGATAAATATGGCAGGCGGCCCGTGATCCTGATTTCATTATTTGGCTTTGCGATAGACTATATTTTACTGGCTTTGGCACCGACGATTCTGTGGTTGTTTCTGGGAAGGGTGATTGCGGGAATTACAGGAGCAAGTGTTACCACGGCAAGTGCCTATATTGCGGATATTTCCACTGATGAAGACCGGGCCAAAAATTTCGGTTTAATAGGAGCTGCTTTCGGGCTTGGGTTTATTATCGGACCTGTTCTGGGAGGTGTTTTAGGACATTATGGCGCCAGGGTTCCGTTTTATGCAGCAGCAGGCTTATGTCTTGTGAATTTCCTTTACGGATACTTCATTCTTCCTGAAAGTTTAGATAAAGATAAGAGAAGAGAATTCAACTGGAAAAGGGCTAACCCGATAGGATCATTTAAATTTCTGGGAAAGCATCCTGAAATTTCAGGACTTATTGTTTCGTTAATTCTGATTTATATAGCCGGTCATGCTGTCCAGAGTAACTGGAGTTTCTTTACCATGTATAAATTCAACTGGAACGAGCGGATGGTAGGAATTTCCTTAGGCGTTGTCGGATTATTGGTAGGACTGGTTCAGGGCGGACTGATCCGGTGGACCACTCCCAAGCTGGGCGAGCAGAAAAGTATTTATTACGGATTGGCACTCTATGCATTGGGAATGTTGCTTTTTGCTTTTGCAACGGAAGGCTGGATGATGTTTGCATTCCTGATCCCTTACTGCCTGGGAGGAATCTGCGGGCCTGCGCTTCAGTCGGTCATTACGAAAAGTGTTCCTTCCAACGAACAGGGGGAGCTGCAGGGTGCATTAACGAGCCTGATGAGTGCTACTTCTATCATTGGACCTCCCATGATGACGAATTTATTCTATTTCTTTACCCATGATGAAGCACCGTTTAAATTCTCAGGAGCGCCGTTCTTTTTAGCATTTATATTAATGGCCGTCAGTGTGGTTTTTACTTATTATGCATTTCAGAAAAAGAGCATAAAAAAGTAA
- a CDS encoding Sec-independent protein translocase subunit TatA/TatB, which yields MELSIGEMALIAVAIVVLFGPDKLPQIARDLGSGVRKMRGAVEDIKTEIMKETDNPVSEIKREIEKVKDAAKDFNPMNDIDKDIVKDPVATNEPPKLKPSEDDTYEGPVSR from the coding sequence ATGGAATTAAGTATTGGAGAGATGGCACTCATTGCCGTTGCAATCGTTGTATTATTTGGTCCGGATAAACTTCCTCAGATAGCGCGTGATTTAGGGTCAGGTGTAAGAAAAATGCGTGGTGCGGTGGAAGATATAAAAACTGAGATCATGAAAGAGACGGATAATCCTGTTTCTGAGATCAAGCGTGAGATTGAGAAAGTAAAGGATGCAGCTAAAGACTTCAATCCTATGAACGATATCGATAAAGATATTGTCAAAGATCCTGTAGCTACAAATGAACCTCCGAAACTAAAGCCTTCCGAAGATGATACTTACGAGGGCCCTGTCAGCAGATAA
- a CDS encoding phosphatase PAP2 family protein — MEEIIQEDKKVFLYLNNLGDTAFDQFWILISSTWIWVPLYIILCYFLYKNYKLRSLAFILIFIALGVTVSDQLAGVFKYGVARLRPCHDPALEHHMRIVKCGGQFGFYSAHASNTFFLASYLSILLKKKIYWLPYAIFVWAGVVAYSRIYLGVHFPIDILVGAFVGSLLGVVFGALAKKVINKQNITI, encoded by the coding sequence ATGGAGGAAATCATTCAGGAAGATAAAAAGGTATTTTTATATCTTAATAATCTGGGCGATACAGCCTTCGATCAGTTCTGGATCTTGATTTCCAGTACATGGATCTGGGTTCCGCTTTATATCATTTTATGTTACTTTTTATATAAAAACTATAAGCTGAGATCATTAGCTTTTATTTTGATATTCATTGCACTGGGAGTAACGGTTTCTGATCAGCTTGCCGGTGTTTTCAAATATGGAGTCGCAAGGCTGAGACCGTGTCATGATCCTGCTCTGGAGCACCATATGAGGATTGTAAAGTGCGGAGGGCAATTCGGTTTTTATTCGGCACATGCGTCCAATACCTTTTTTTTAGCATCCTATTTAAGTATTTTACTGAAAAAGAAAATTTATTGGCTTCCTTATGCTATATTTGTATGGGCTGGGGTAGTAGCTTACAGCCGTATATATTTAGGAGTGCATTTCCCGATAGATATTTTGGTGGGGGCGTTTGTTGGATCTTTGTTGGGTGTTGTTTTTGGTGCACTCGCAAAAAAAGTGATCAACAAACAAAATATAACCATATGA
- a CDS encoding tetratricopeptide repeat protein has protein sequence MKKHLLLGALAFTSLHYYSQDKKVAEECFKKADYKCAEEQYSQLAQSEKIQQIQSEYYNYLGTAQRRLGKTSAAFKSYESALKSNPMSAAVYANLGSIHGQKGNKQAALGYLNKGLQIEPENADMYLTRAKVYENLGKKDLAAKDLNQILTFAPDNIYARTGLANLKKNNGDLEGALKDYNTLISEKPESLLYSGRGDVYFKLKKNKEALADVNKAISIDPKFSQAYVNKALILFETAKPKEACASLDKAVSLGYEKPLLLTYYEKCEVKK, from the coding sequence ATGAAAAAACATTTATTACTGGGAGCATTAGCTTTTACATCATTGCATTATTACAGTCAGGATAAAAAAGTGGCTGAAGAATGTTTTAAAAAAGCTGATTATAAATGCGCAGAAGAGCAATACTCACAGTTAGCACAAAGTGAAAAAATCCAGCAGATTCAGTCCGAATATTATAATTATTTAGGAACCGCTCAGCGAAGGCTGGGGAAGACGAGCGCTGCATTCAAATCCTATGAGTCTGCCTTGAAATCCAATCCTATGTCAGCAGCAGTATACGCTAATTTAGGTTCTATTCACGGGCAAAAAGGCAACAAACAGGCAGCATTGGGTTATCTTAATAAGGGCCTTCAGATAGAGCCTGAAAATGCAGATATGTACCTTACACGAGCCAAAGTGTATGAAAATCTGGGGAAAAAAGATCTCGCCGCTAAAGATCTGAATCAGATTCTTACTTTCGCACCGGATAATATCTATGCCCGTACGGGTTTGGCCAATCTTAAAAAGAATAACGGGGACCTTGAAGGGGCTTTAAAAGATTACAATACTTTGATCTCCGAAAAACCGGAATCTCTTCTGTACAGCGGAAGGGGAGACGTGTACTTTAAATTAAAGAAAAATAAGGAAGCCCTGGCTGATGTCAACAAGGCAATTTCAATAGATCCCAAATTTTCGCAGGCATACGTCAATAAAGCATTAATCCTGTTTGAAACGGCAAAACCAAAGGAAGCCTGTGCAAGTCTGGATAAAGCAGTGAGTCTGGGATATGAAAAGCCTCTGCTTCTTACATATTATGAGAAATGTGAGGTGAAAAAATAA
- a CDS encoding tRNA (cytidine(34)-2'-O)-methyltransferase — protein sequence MLNIVLVEPEIPNNTGNIGRLCVGTESRLHLVHPFGFVINDKNLKRSGLDYWVHLEVTEYADVDEWVRAVPDVSRVFLMSSHAEKSYLETEFQDEDWLVFGKESAGLSKEVLDRFENHLTIPMSGLIRSFNIANSVAFVVGEAKRQIGLKH from the coding sequence ATGTTAAATATTGTTCTTGTAGAACCGGAAATTCCCAACAACACAGGAAATATCGGGAGATTGTGCGTAGGTACAGAGAGCCGGCTGCATCTGGTTCATCCCTTCGGATTTGTTATCAATGACAAAAACCTCAAACGTTCCGGCTTGGATTATTGGGTTCATCTTGAGGTTACGGAGTATGCTGATGTTGATGAATGGGTACGGGCAGTTCCGGATGTATCCCGGGTTTTTCTCATGAGCTCCCATGCTGAAAAATCATACCTGGAAACAGAATTTCAGGATGAAGACTGGCTGGTTTTCGGAAAAGAGAGTGCTGGCCTGAGTAAAGAGGTTCTGGACCGTTTTGAAAATCATCTGACCATTCCGATGTCTGGACTGATCCGGAGCTTTAATATTGCCAATTCCGTGGCTTTCGTGGTTGGAGAAGCAAAAAGGCAGATCGGTTTAAAACATTGA
- a CDS encoding 23S rRNA (pseudouridine(1915)-N(3))-methyltransferase RlmH translates to MQINLLCIGKTDDKEITSLISYYLKRLPKHWNFEIIEIADVKNAKNLSSDLLKKEEAKLFMNHIDKNDLVIILDEKGKQFTSREFAQKIDSWMNVSVKKIHLLIGGAYGFSEEIYSRTNEKMSLSKMTFTHQMIRLFIVEQLYRADQILQGKPYHND, encoded by the coding sequence ATGCAGATTAATTTACTTTGTATCGGTAAAACAGACGATAAAGAAATCACTTCGCTCATCAGCTATTATCTAAAGCGCCTTCCGAAACACTGGAATTTTGAAATCATTGAGATTGCGGATGTGAAAAATGCCAAAAACCTTTCTTCTGATCTTTTGAAAAAAGAAGAAGCCAAACTGTTTATGAATCATATCGATAAGAATGATCTGGTGATTATTTTAGATGAAAAGGGCAAACAGTTTACGAGCCGTGAATTTGCACAGAAAATAGACAGCTGGATGAATGTATCCGTAAAAAAAATTCATCTGCTGATTGGGGGCGCCTATGGATTTTCAGAAGAAATTTACAGCAGAACCAACGAGAAAATGTCATTATCGAAAATGACATTTACCCACCAGATGATCAGGTTATTTATCGTCGAACAGCTGTACCGGGCCGATCAGATTCTGCAGGGAAAGCCATATCATAATGATTAA
- a CDS encoding YihY/virulence factor BrkB family protein, translating into MALKVPRFILKIREFLDDIHIPLLGISLWQMFQIYISGIFKDKIGRKAAAISWSFTISLFPFLLFLLSVLPYMPHYDKLQFYIFDVLMQNVFPAHMQQDVREYIESSIIPNMKGISSFTVVLALVFATNGTFSLINGFNENTDEKMTDVKEFILSFFITIGFIFIVFLTLFGVYYSEVVLKSFTPVYDVSWLTENLSKIIGFVSFPLFYFILLALFYWLGTVKIARFRQAVPGAILTTVLFVVTTYFFALYVKNIARYNVLYGSIGSMILLMVWVNVNVYLLLFGNELNMALRKLRIDKLLTDELQKKAKNEQKGYSENIHKENITIQSNDHAKKD; encoded by the coding sequence ATGGCCCTAAAAGTTCCTAGATTTATCTTAAAAATTCGAGAATTTCTTGATGATATCCATATTCCTTTATTAGGAATTTCACTGTGGCAGATGTTTCAGATCTATATTTCAGGCATATTCAAAGATAAGATCGGACGCAAGGCAGCAGCTATATCCTGGAGTTTTACCATCAGCTTATTTCCGTTTCTTCTTTTCCTGTTATCGGTTTTGCCCTATATGCCGCATTATGATAAGCTTCAGTTCTATATTTTTGATGTGCTGATGCAAAATGTATTTCCTGCCCATATGCAGCAAGATGTAAGAGAATATATTGAATCAAGCATAATCCCCAATATGAAAGGAATCAGCAGTTTTACGGTTGTCCTGGCATTGGTTTTTGCTACCAACGGAACATTTTCATTAATTAATGGATTTAACGAAAATACAGATGAAAAAATGACAGATGTAAAAGAATTCATTCTTTCATTTTTTATAACGATCGGATTTATTTTTATTGTTTTTTTAACCCTTTTCGGAGTCTATTATTCTGAGGTGGTCCTAAAATCATTTACTCCGGTATATGATGTTTCATGGCTTACGGAGAACCTTTCCAAAATCATCGGTTTTGTTTCTTTTCCCTTATTTTATTTCATATTGTTAGCGCTGTTTTACTGGTTGGGAACTGTGAAAATTGCAAGGTTCAGACAAGCTGTTCCGGGTGCCATTTTAACCACCGTCCTGTTTGTTGTAACCACTTATTTCTTCGCTTTATATGTGAAAAATATTGCCAGATATAATGTTCTGTACGGTTCCATTGGGAGTATGATCCTTCTCATGGTATGGGTAAACGTAAACGTTTATCTTCTTCTTTTTGGCAATGAGCTAAATATGGCACTGAGAAAATTGAGAATTGATAAGCTGCTCACTGATGAGCTTCAAAAGAAAGCGAAAAACGAACAGAAAGGATATTCAGAAAATATTCATAAAGAAAATATAACCATACAATCCAATGACCATGCTAAAAAAGATTAA